From one Equus asinus isolate D_3611 breed Donkey chromosome 5, EquAss-T2T_v2, whole genome shotgun sequence genomic stretch:
- the MIIP gene encoding migration and invasion-inhibitory protein isoform X28 encodes MVETKDVRQLRQLSLELLRQLRAGQEAVRRSVAKAASASSLDSSSSYDSETPPSQEMSSMASRASCPQDAQQGDPCDMSWPGGASSWGSSPPPTKCRNQESLGPLRPHSAPLPASSDSNDPELSAELDSLLQEAQAMRSAPDQQSKLPKGLWTTALPSPASPRPSSLSCRSSGKPTRRSVFAATPNPRSWACARAVASRETMNLPHFPRAPHSRPLLSARVILVGPPAQSRVYCYRVNRRLFLVPSDPGTPCRLCRTPRDQRGPETLAEPAQVRVSVPLSVLDPPHQYRIHRRKSFDASDTLALPRHCLLGWDILPPKPEKSSALKSLDLWSCVSAKAQHQKLSATSPSRLALPTQVPPATPIWSEPQVP; translated from the exons ATGGTGGAGACCAAGGACGTGCGGCAGCTGCGGCAGCTCAGCCTGGAGCTCCTGAGGCAGCTGCGGGCCGGGCAGGAGGCCGTGCGGCGCTCAGTGGCCAAGGCAGCCTCCGCG TCGAGCCTGGACTCCAGCAGCAGCTACGACTCAGAGACGCCACCCTCTCAGGAGATGTCCTCAATGGCCTCGAGAGCCTCCTGTCCACAGGATGCCCAGCAAGGTGACCCCTGTGATATGTCCTGGCCCGGCGGGGCCAGCTCTTGGGGGAGCTCTCCCCCACCCACCAAATGCCGAAACCAGGAGTCCCTGGGGCCACTGAGGCCCCACTCGGCACCCTTGCCGGCCTCCTCAGACTCGAATGACCCAGAGCTGTCGGCAGAGCTGGACAGTCTACTCCAGGAGGCACAGGCCATGAGGTCCGCCCCGGATCAACAAAGCAAGCTGCCCAAG GGTCTCTGGACAACAGCTCTCCCGTCACCAGCAAGCCCGAGGCCTTCTTCTCTAAGCTGCAGAAGTTCCGGGAAGCCAACCAGGAGGAGTGTGTTTGCAGCGACCCCGA ACCCCAGATCCTGGGCCTGCGCGAGGGCGGTGGCGTCAAGGGAGACCATGAAT ctgcctcaTTTCCCACGTGCCCCCCACTCCCGCCCCCTCCTTTCTGCACGTGTCATCCTTGTCGGGCCGCCGGCTCAGTCAC GCGTCTACTGTTACCGGGTCAACCGGCGCCTGTTCCTGGTGCCTTCAGATCCCGGCACCCCCTGCCGCCTGTGCAGGACACCACGGGACCAGCGGGGCCCTGAGACCCTGGCGGAGCCAGCGCAGGTCAG GGTGAGCGTCCCACTGTCCGTCCTGGACCCCCCACACCAGTACCGTATCCACCGGCGGAAGAGTTTTGACGCCTCCGACACGCTGGCCTTGCCCCGG CACTGCCTGCTGGGCTGGGACATTCTCCCGCCGAAGCCCGAGAAAAGCTCAGCCCTCAAGAGCCTAGATCTCTGGTCCTGTGTCTCTGCCAAGGCCCAGCACCAGAAGCTGTCAGCCACCAGCCCCTCCCGCCTG GCCCTGCCCACGCAGGTCCCACCTGCCACCCCGATCTGGTCAGAACCCCAGGTCCCCTGA
- the MIIP gene encoding migration and invasion-inhibitory protein isoform X19 — protein MVETKDVRQLRQLSLELLRQLRAGQEAVRRSVAKAASASSLDSSSSYDSETPPSQEMSSMASRASCPQDAQQGDPCDMSWPGGASSWGSSPPPTKCRNQESLGPLRPHSAPLPASSDSNDPELSAELDSLLQEAQAMRSAPDQQSKLPKPRVTFKKESPVPERIWRLRPYLGYDWIAGSLDNSSPVTSKPEAFFSKLQKFREANQEECVCSDPEPQILGLREGGGVKGDHECVYCYRVNRRLFLVPSDPGTPCRLCRTPRDQRGPETLAEPAQVRVSVPLSVLDPPHQYRIHRRKSFDASDTLALPRHCLLGWDILPPKPEKSSALKSLDLWSCVSAKAQHQKLSATSPSRLGPIPPALTPSILPGPTTPRQLLHPTQEGDPDYKALPTQVPPATPIWSEPQVP, from the exons ATGGTGGAGACCAAGGACGTGCGGCAGCTGCGGCAGCTCAGCCTGGAGCTCCTGAGGCAGCTGCGGGCCGGGCAGGAGGCCGTGCGGCGCTCAGTGGCCAAGGCAGCCTCCGCG TCGAGCCTGGACTCCAGCAGCAGCTACGACTCAGAGACGCCACCCTCTCAGGAGATGTCCTCAATGGCCTCGAGAGCCTCCTGTCCACAGGATGCCCAGCAAGGTGACCCCTGTGATATGTCCTGGCCCGGCGGGGCCAGCTCTTGGGGGAGCTCTCCCCCACCCACCAAATGCCGAAACCAGGAGTCCCTGGGGCCACTGAGGCCCCACTCGGCACCCTTGCCGGCCTCCTCAGACTCGAATGACCCAGAGCTGTCGGCAGAGCTGGACAGTCTACTCCAGGAGGCACAGGCCATGAGGTCCGCCCCGGATCAACAAAGCAAGCTGCCCAAG CCGAGAGTGACCTTCAAGAAGGAGTCTCCAGTACCTGAGAGGATCTGGCGCCTCCGACCGTACCTGGGTTACGACTGGATTGCAG GGTCTCTGGACAACAGCTCTCCCGTCACCAGCAAGCCCGAGGCCTTCTTCTCTAAGCTGCAGAAGTTCCGGGAAGCCAACCAGGAGGAGTGTGTTTGCAGCGACCCCGA ACCCCAGATCCTGGGCCTGCGCGAGGGCGGTGGCGTCAAGGGAGACCATGAAT GCGTCTACTGTTACCGGGTCAACCGGCGCCTGTTCCTGGTGCCTTCAGATCCCGGCACCCCCTGCCGCCTGTGCAGGACACCACGGGACCAGCGGGGCCCTGAGACCCTGGCGGAGCCAGCGCAGGTCAG GGTGAGCGTCCCACTGTCCGTCCTGGACCCCCCACACCAGTACCGTATCCACCGGCGGAAGAGTTTTGACGCCTCCGACACGCTGGCCTTGCCCCGG CACTGCCTGCTGGGCTGGGACATTCTCCCGCCGAAGCCCGAGAAAAGCTCAGCCCTCAAGAGCCTAGATCTCTGGTCCTGTGTCTCTGCCAAGGCCCAGCACCAGAAGCTGTCAGCCACCAGCCCCTCCCGCCTG GGGCCCATCCCCCCAGCCCTGACCCCAAGCATCCTTCCAGGGCCTACTACTCCCCGCCAGCTACTGCATCCCACCCAGGAAGGTGACCCAGATTATAAG GCCCTGCCCACGCAGGTCCCACCTGCCACCCCGATCTGGTCAGAACCCCAGGTCCCCTGA
- the MIIP gene encoding migration and invasion-inhibitory protein isoform X24, protein MVETKDVRQLRQLSLELLRQLRAGQEAVRRSVAKAASASSLDSSSSYDSETPPSQEMSSMASRASCPQDAQQGDPCDMSWPGGASSWGSSPPPTKCRNQESLGPLRPHSAPLPASSDSNDPELSAELDSLLQEAQAMRSAPDQQSKLPKPRVTFKKESPVPERIWRLRPYLGYDWIAGSLDNSSPVTSKPEAFFSKLQKFREANQEECVCSDPEPQILGLREGGGVKGDHECVYCYRVNRRLFLVPSDPGTPCRLCRTPRDQRGPETLAEPAQVRVSVPLSVLDPPHQYRIHRRKSFDASDTLALPRHCLLGWDILPPKPEKSSALKSLDLWSCVSAKAQHQKLSATSPSRLGLLLPASYCIPPRKALPTQVPPATPIWSEPQVP, encoded by the exons ATGGTGGAGACCAAGGACGTGCGGCAGCTGCGGCAGCTCAGCCTGGAGCTCCTGAGGCAGCTGCGGGCCGGGCAGGAGGCCGTGCGGCGCTCAGTGGCCAAGGCAGCCTCCGCG TCGAGCCTGGACTCCAGCAGCAGCTACGACTCAGAGACGCCACCCTCTCAGGAGATGTCCTCAATGGCCTCGAGAGCCTCCTGTCCACAGGATGCCCAGCAAGGTGACCCCTGTGATATGTCCTGGCCCGGCGGGGCCAGCTCTTGGGGGAGCTCTCCCCCACCCACCAAATGCCGAAACCAGGAGTCCCTGGGGCCACTGAGGCCCCACTCGGCACCCTTGCCGGCCTCCTCAGACTCGAATGACCCAGAGCTGTCGGCAGAGCTGGACAGTCTACTCCAGGAGGCACAGGCCATGAGGTCCGCCCCGGATCAACAAAGCAAGCTGCCCAAG CCGAGAGTGACCTTCAAGAAGGAGTCTCCAGTACCTGAGAGGATCTGGCGCCTCCGACCGTACCTGGGTTACGACTGGATTGCAG GGTCTCTGGACAACAGCTCTCCCGTCACCAGCAAGCCCGAGGCCTTCTTCTCTAAGCTGCAGAAGTTCCGGGAAGCCAACCAGGAGGAGTGTGTTTGCAGCGACCCCGA ACCCCAGATCCTGGGCCTGCGCGAGGGCGGTGGCGTCAAGGGAGACCATGAAT GCGTCTACTGTTACCGGGTCAACCGGCGCCTGTTCCTGGTGCCTTCAGATCCCGGCACCCCCTGCCGCCTGTGCAGGACACCACGGGACCAGCGGGGCCCTGAGACCCTGGCGGAGCCAGCGCAGGTCAG GGTGAGCGTCCCACTGTCCGTCCTGGACCCCCCACACCAGTACCGTATCCACCGGCGGAAGAGTTTTGACGCCTCCGACACGCTGGCCTTGCCCCGG CACTGCCTGCTGGGCTGGGACATTCTCCCGCCGAAGCCCGAGAAAAGCTCAGCCCTCAAGAGCCTAGATCTCTGGTCCTGTGTCTCTGCCAAGGCCCAGCACCAGAAGCTGTCAGCCACCAGCCCCTCCCGCCTG GGCCTACTACTCCCCGCCAGCTACTGCATCCCACCCAGGAAG GCCCTGCCCACGCAGGTCCCACCTGCCACCCCGATCTGGTCAGAACCCCAGGTCCCCTGA
- the MIIP gene encoding migration and invasion-inhibitory protein isoform X16 encodes MVETKDVRQLRQLSLELLRQLRAGQEAVRRSVAKAASASSLDSSSSYDSETPPSQEMSSMASRASCPQDAQQGDPCDMSWPGGASSWGSSPPPTKCRNQESLGPLRPHSAPLPASSDSNDPELSAELDSLLQEAQAMRSAPDQQSKLPKPRVTFKKESPVPERIWRLRPYLGYDWIAGSLDNSSPVTSKPEAFFSKLQKFREANQEECVCSDPEPQILGLREGGGVKGDHECVYCYRVNRRLFLVPSDPGTPCRLCRTPRDQRGPETLAEPAQVRVSVPLSVLDPPHQYRIHRRKSFDASDTLALPRHCLLGWDILPPKPEKSSALKSLDLWSCVSAKAQHQKLSATSPSRLVGSRLPREGQRPWSRPADCRVPGSRIGGGTAEPESVSPQGPIPPALTPSILPGPTTPRQLLHPTQEGDPDYKALPTQVPPATPIWSEPQVP; translated from the exons ATGGTGGAGACCAAGGACGTGCGGCAGCTGCGGCAGCTCAGCCTGGAGCTCCTGAGGCAGCTGCGGGCCGGGCAGGAGGCCGTGCGGCGCTCAGTGGCCAAGGCAGCCTCCGCG TCGAGCCTGGACTCCAGCAGCAGCTACGACTCAGAGACGCCACCCTCTCAGGAGATGTCCTCAATGGCCTCGAGAGCCTCCTGTCCACAGGATGCCCAGCAAGGTGACCCCTGTGATATGTCCTGGCCCGGCGGGGCCAGCTCTTGGGGGAGCTCTCCCCCACCCACCAAATGCCGAAACCAGGAGTCCCTGGGGCCACTGAGGCCCCACTCGGCACCCTTGCCGGCCTCCTCAGACTCGAATGACCCAGAGCTGTCGGCAGAGCTGGACAGTCTACTCCAGGAGGCACAGGCCATGAGGTCCGCCCCGGATCAACAAAGCAAGCTGCCCAAG CCGAGAGTGACCTTCAAGAAGGAGTCTCCAGTACCTGAGAGGATCTGGCGCCTCCGACCGTACCTGGGTTACGACTGGATTGCAG GGTCTCTGGACAACAGCTCTCCCGTCACCAGCAAGCCCGAGGCCTTCTTCTCTAAGCTGCAGAAGTTCCGGGAAGCCAACCAGGAGGAGTGTGTTTGCAGCGACCCCGA ACCCCAGATCCTGGGCCTGCGCGAGGGCGGTGGCGTCAAGGGAGACCATGAAT GCGTCTACTGTTACCGGGTCAACCGGCGCCTGTTCCTGGTGCCTTCAGATCCCGGCACCCCCTGCCGCCTGTGCAGGACACCACGGGACCAGCGGGGCCCTGAGACCCTGGCGGAGCCAGCGCAGGTCAG GGTGAGCGTCCCACTGTCCGTCCTGGACCCCCCACACCAGTACCGTATCCACCGGCGGAAGAGTTTTGACGCCTCCGACACGCTGGCCTTGCCCCGG CACTGCCTGCTGGGCTGGGACATTCTCCCGCCGAAGCCCGAGAAAAGCTCAGCCCTCAAGAGCCTAGATCTCTGGTCCTGTGTCTCTGCCAAGGCCCAGCACCAGAAGCTGTCAGCCACCAGCCCCTCCCGCCTGGTAGGGTCCAGGCTGCCCCGGGAGGGACAGAGGCCTTGGAGCAGGCCTGCGGACTGCAGAGTCCCCGGGAGCAGGATTGGGGGGGGTACTGCAGAGCCTGAAAGTGTCTCTCCACAGGGGCCCATCCCCCCAGCCCTGACCCCAAGCATCCTTCCAGGGCCTACTACTCCCCGCCAGCTACTGCATCCCACCCAGGAAGGTGACCCAGATTATAAG GCCCTGCCCACGCAGGTCCCACCTGCCACCCCGATCTGGTCAGAACCCCAGGTCCCCTGA
- the MIIP gene encoding migration and invasion-inhibitory protein isoform X14: MVETKDVRQLRQLSLELLRQLRAGQEAVRRSVAKAASASSLDSSSSYDSETPPSQEMSSMASRASCPQDAQQGDPCDMSWPGGASSWGSSPPPTKCRNQESLGPLRPHSAPLPASSDSNDPELSAELDSLLQEAQAMRSAPDQQSKLPKGLWTTALPSPASPRPSSLSCRSSGKPTRRSVFAATPNPRSWACARAVASRETMNVSVNPRGLPHGPAKVLGQQLRCWVLGEGGLGPGQGWGELRPGLVGIRARPVTRLTPPQQPSFSSQLPHFPRAPHSRPLLSARVILVGPPAQSRVYCYRVNRRLFLVPSDPGTPCRLCRTPRDQRGPETLAEPAQVRVSVPLSVLDPPHQYRIHRRKSFDASDTLALPRIRSLRQRGRDLSKHCLLGWDILPPKPEKSSALKSLDLWSCVSAKAQHQKLSATSPSRLALPTQVPPATPIWSEPQVP, encoded by the exons ATGGTGGAGACCAAGGACGTGCGGCAGCTGCGGCAGCTCAGCCTGGAGCTCCTGAGGCAGCTGCGGGCCGGGCAGGAGGCCGTGCGGCGCTCAGTGGCCAAGGCAGCCTCCGCG TCGAGCCTGGACTCCAGCAGCAGCTACGACTCAGAGACGCCACCCTCTCAGGAGATGTCCTCAATGGCCTCGAGAGCCTCCTGTCCACAGGATGCCCAGCAAGGTGACCCCTGTGATATGTCCTGGCCCGGCGGGGCCAGCTCTTGGGGGAGCTCTCCCCCACCCACCAAATGCCGAAACCAGGAGTCCCTGGGGCCACTGAGGCCCCACTCGGCACCCTTGCCGGCCTCCTCAGACTCGAATGACCCAGAGCTGTCGGCAGAGCTGGACAGTCTACTCCAGGAGGCACAGGCCATGAGGTCCGCCCCGGATCAACAAAGCAAGCTGCCCAAG GGTCTCTGGACAACAGCTCTCCCGTCACCAGCAAGCCCGAGGCCTTCTTCTCTAAGCTGCAGAAGTTCCGGGAAGCCAACCAGGAGGAGTGTGTTTGCAGCGACCCCGA ACCCCAGATCCTGGGCCTGCGCGAGGGCGGTGGCGTCAAGGGAGACCATGAATGTGAGTGTGAACCCTCGTGGGCTGCCCCACGGCCCAGCCAAGGTCCTGGGGCAGCAGCTGCGGTGTTGGGTCCTTGGGGAGGGAGGTCTGGGGCCCGGACAGGGTTGGGGTGAGCTGAGGCCCGGCCTCGTGGGGATTAGGGCCCGCCCTGTTACCCGCCTCACCCCTCCCCAGCAGCCTTCATtctcttcccagctgcctcaTTTCCCACGTGCCCCCCACTCCCGCCCCCTCCTTTCTGCACGTGTCATCCTTGTCGGGCCGCCGGCTCAGTCAC GCGTCTACTGTTACCGGGTCAACCGGCGCCTGTTCCTGGTGCCTTCAGATCCCGGCACCCCCTGCCGCCTGTGCAGGACACCACGGGACCAGCGGGGCCCTGAGACCCTGGCGGAGCCAGCGCAGGTCAG GGTGAGCGTCCCACTGTCCGTCCTGGACCCCCCACACCAGTACCGTATCCACCGGCGGAAGAGTTTTGACGCCTCCGACACGCTGGCCTTGCCCCGG ATTCGGAGCCTGAGGCAGAGGGGacgtgacttgtccaag CACTGCCTGCTGGGCTGGGACATTCTCCCGCCGAAGCCCGAGAAAAGCTCAGCCCTCAAGAGCCTAGATCTCTGGTCCTGTGTCTCTGCCAAGGCCCAGCACCAGAAGCTGTCAGCCACCAGCCCCTCCCGCCTG GCCCTGCCCACGCAGGTCCCACCTGCCACCCCGATCTGGTCAGAACCCCAGGTCCCCTGA
- the MIIP gene encoding migration and invasion-inhibitory protein isoform X17 — MVETKDVRQLRQLSLELLRQLRAGQEAVRRSVAKAASASSLDSSSSYDSETPPSQEMSSMASRASCPQDAQQGDPCDMSWPGGASSWGSSPPPTKCRNQESLGPLRPHSAPLPASSDSNDPELSAELDSLLQEAQAMRSAPDQQSKLPKGLWTTALPSPASPRPSSLSCRSSGKPTRRSVFAATPNPRSWACARAVASRETMNVSVNPRGLPHGPAKVLGQQLRCWVLGEGGLGPGQGWGELRPGLVGIRARPVTRLTPPQQPSFSSQLPHFPRAPHSRPLLSARVILVGPPAQSRVYCYRVNRRLFLVPSDPGTPCRLCRTPRDQRGPETLAEPAQVRVSVPLSVLDPPHQYRIHRRKSFDASDTLALPRHCLLGWDILPPKPEKSSALKSLDLWSCVSAKAQHQKLSATSPSRLALPTQVPPATPIWSEPQVP, encoded by the exons ATGGTGGAGACCAAGGACGTGCGGCAGCTGCGGCAGCTCAGCCTGGAGCTCCTGAGGCAGCTGCGGGCCGGGCAGGAGGCCGTGCGGCGCTCAGTGGCCAAGGCAGCCTCCGCG TCGAGCCTGGACTCCAGCAGCAGCTACGACTCAGAGACGCCACCCTCTCAGGAGATGTCCTCAATGGCCTCGAGAGCCTCCTGTCCACAGGATGCCCAGCAAGGTGACCCCTGTGATATGTCCTGGCCCGGCGGGGCCAGCTCTTGGGGGAGCTCTCCCCCACCCACCAAATGCCGAAACCAGGAGTCCCTGGGGCCACTGAGGCCCCACTCGGCACCCTTGCCGGCCTCCTCAGACTCGAATGACCCAGAGCTGTCGGCAGAGCTGGACAGTCTACTCCAGGAGGCACAGGCCATGAGGTCCGCCCCGGATCAACAAAGCAAGCTGCCCAAG GGTCTCTGGACAACAGCTCTCCCGTCACCAGCAAGCCCGAGGCCTTCTTCTCTAAGCTGCAGAAGTTCCGGGAAGCCAACCAGGAGGAGTGTGTTTGCAGCGACCCCGA ACCCCAGATCCTGGGCCTGCGCGAGGGCGGTGGCGTCAAGGGAGACCATGAATGTGAGTGTGAACCCTCGTGGGCTGCCCCACGGCCCAGCCAAGGTCCTGGGGCAGCAGCTGCGGTGTTGGGTCCTTGGGGAGGGAGGTCTGGGGCCCGGACAGGGTTGGGGTGAGCTGAGGCCCGGCCTCGTGGGGATTAGGGCCCGCCCTGTTACCCGCCTCACCCCTCCCCAGCAGCCTTCATtctcttcccagctgcctcaTTTCCCACGTGCCCCCCACTCCCGCCCCCTCCTTTCTGCACGTGTCATCCTTGTCGGGCCGCCGGCTCAGTCAC GCGTCTACTGTTACCGGGTCAACCGGCGCCTGTTCCTGGTGCCTTCAGATCCCGGCACCCCCTGCCGCCTGTGCAGGACACCACGGGACCAGCGGGGCCCTGAGACCCTGGCGGAGCCAGCGCAGGTCAG GGTGAGCGTCCCACTGTCCGTCCTGGACCCCCCACACCAGTACCGTATCCACCGGCGGAAGAGTTTTGACGCCTCCGACACGCTGGCCTTGCCCCGG CACTGCCTGCTGGGCTGGGACATTCTCCCGCCGAAGCCCGAGAAAAGCTCAGCCCTCAAGAGCCTAGATCTCTGGTCCTGTGTCTCTGCCAAGGCCCAGCACCAGAAGCTGTCAGCCACCAGCCCCTCCCGCCTG GCCCTGCCCACGCAGGTCCCACCTGCCACCCCGATCTGGTCAGAACCCCAGGTCCCCTGA
- the MIIP gene encoding migration and invasion-inhibitory protein isoform X8, translating to MVETKDVRQLRQLSLELLRQLRAGQEAVRRSVAKAASASSLDSSSSYDSETPPSQEMSSMASRASCPQDAQQGDPCDMSWPGGASSWGSSPPPTKCRNQESLGPLRPHSAPLPASSDSNDPELSAELDSLLQEAQAMRSAPDQQSKLPKGLWTTALPSPASPRPSSLSCRSSGKPTRRSVFAATPNPRSWACARAVASRETMNVSVNPRGLPHGPAKVLGQQLRCWVLGEGGLGPGQGWGELRPGLVGIRARPVTRLTPPQQPSFSSQLPHFPRAPHSRPLLSARVILVGPPAQSRVYCYRVNRRLFLVPSDPGTPCRLCRTPRDQRGPETLAEPAQVRVSVPLSVLDPPHQYRIHRRKSFDASDTLALPRIRSLRQRGRDLSKHCLLGWDILPPKPEKSSALKSLDLWSCVSAKAQHQKLSATSPSRLGPIPPALTPSILPGPTTPRQLLHPTQEGDPDYKALPTQVPPATPIWSEPQVP from the exons ATGGTGGAGACCAAGGACGTGCGGCAGCTGCGGCAGCTCAGCCTGGAGCTCCTGAGGCAGCTGCGGGCCGGGCAGGAGGCCGTGCGGCGCTCAGTGGCCAAGGCAGCCTCCGCG TCGAGCCTGGACTCCAGCAGCAGCTACGACTCAGAGACGCCACCCTCTCAGGAGATGTCCTCAATGGCCTCGAGAGCCTCCTGTCCACAGGATGCCCAGCAAGGTGACCCCTGTGATATGTCCTGGCCCGGCGGGGCCAGCTCTTGGGGGAGCTCTCCCCCACCCACCAAATGCCGAAACCAGGAGTCCCTGGGGCCACTGAGGCCCCACTCGGCACCCTTGCCGGCCTCCTCAGACTCGAATGACCCAGAGCTGTCGGCAGAGCTGGACAGTCTACTCCAGGAGGCACAGGCCATGAGGTCCGCCCCGGATCAACAAAGCAAGCTGCCCAAG GGTCTCTGGACAACAGCTCTCCCGTCACCAGCAAGCCCGAGGCCTTCTTCTCTAAGCTGCAGAAGTTCCGGGAAGCCAACCAGGAGGAGTGTGTTTGCAGCGACCCCGA ACCCCAGATCCTGGGCCTGCGCGAGGGCGGTGGCGTCAAGGGAGACCATGAATGTGAGTGTGAACCCTCGTGGGCTGCCCCACGGCCCAGCCAAGGTCCTGGGGCAGCAGCTGCGGTGTTGGGTCCTTGGGGAGGGAGGTCTGGGGCCCGGACAGGGTTGGGGTGAGCTGAGGCCCGGCCTCGTGGGGATTAGGGCCCGCCCTGTTACCCGCCTCACCCCTCCCCAGCAGCCTTCATtctcttcccagctgcctcaTTTCCCACGTGCCCCCCACTCCCGCCCCCTCCTTTCTGCACGTGTCATCCTTGTCGGGCCGCCGGCTCAGTCAC GCGTCTACTGTTACCGGGTCAACCGGCGCCTGTTCCTGGTGCCTTCAGATCCCGGCACCCCCTGCCGCCTGTGCAGGACACCACGGGACCAGCGGGGCCCTGAGACCCTGGCGGAGCCAGCGCAGGTCAG GGTGAGCGTCCCACTGTCCGTCCTGGACCCCCCACACCAGTACCGTATCCACCGGCGGAAGAGTTTTGACGCCTCCGACACGCTGGCCTTGCCCCGG ATTCGGAGCCTGAGGCAGAGGGGacgtgacttgtccaag CACTGCCTGCTGGGCTGGGACATTCTCCCGCCGAAGCCCGAGAAAAGCTCAGCCCTCAAGAGCCTAGATCTCTGGTCCTGTGTCTCTGCCAAGGCCCAGCACCAGAAGCTGTCAGCCACCAGCCCCTCCCGCCTG GGGCCCATCCCCCCAGCCCTGACCCCAAGCATCCTTCCAGGGCCTACTACTCCCCGCCAGCTACTGCATCCCACCCAGGAAGGTGACCCAGATTATAAG GCCCTGCCCACGCAGGTCCCACCTGCCACCCCGATCTGGTCAGAACCCCAGGTCCCCTGA
- the MIIP gene encoding migration and invasion-inhibitory protein isoform X10 gives MVETKDVRQLRQLSLELLRQLRAGQEAVRRSVAKAASASSLDSSSSYDSETPPSQEMSSMASRASCPQDAQQGDPCDMSWPGGASSWGSSPPPTKCRNQESLGPLRPHSAPLPASSDSNDPELSAELDSLLQEAQAMRSAPDQQSKLPKGLWTTALPSPASPRPSSLSCRSSGKPTRRSVFAATPNPRSWACARAVASRETMNVSVNPRGLPHGPAKVLGQQLRCWVLGEGGLGPGQGWGELRPGLVGIRARPVTRLTPPQQPSFSSQLPHFPRAPHSRPLLSARVILVGPPAQSRVYCYRVNRRLFLVPSDPGTPCRLCRTPRDQRGPETLAEPAQVRVSVPLSVLDPPHQYRIHRRKSFDASDTLALPRHCLLGWDILPPKPEKSSALKSLDLWSCVSAKAQHQKLSATSPSRLGPIPPALTPSILPGPTTPRQLLHPTQEGDPDYKALPTQVPPATPIWSEPQVP, from the exons ATGGTGGAGACCAAGGACGTGCGGCAGCTGCGGCAGCTCAGCCTGGAGCTCCTGAGGCAGCTGCGGGCCGGGCAGGAGGCCGTGCGGCGCTCAGTGGCCAAGGCAGCCTCCGCG TCGAGCCTGGACTCCAGCAGCAGCTACGACTCAGAGACGCCACCCTCTCAGGAGATGTCCTCAATGGCCTCGAGAGCCTCCTGTCCACAGGATGCCCAGCAAGGTGACCCCTGTGATATGTCCTGGCCCGGCGGGGCCAGCTCTTGGGGGAGCTCTCCCCCACCCACCAAATGCCGAAACCAGGAGTCCCTGGGGCCACTGAGGCCCCACTCGGCACCCTTGCCGGCCTCCTCAGACTCGAATGACCCAGAGCTGTCGGCAGAGCTGGACAGTCTACTCCAGGAGGCACAGGCCATGAGGTCCGCCCCGGATCAACAAAGCAAGCTGCCCAAG GGTCTCTGGACAACAGCTCTCCCGTCACCAGCAAGCCCGAGGCCTTCTTCTCTAAGCTGCAGAAGTTCCGGGAAGCCAACCAGGAGGAGTGTGTTTGCAGCGACCCCGA ACCCCAGATCCTGGGCCTGCGCGAGGGCGGTGGCGTCAAGGGAGACCATGAATGTGAGTGTGAACCCTCGTGGGCTGCCCCACGGCCCAGCCAAGGTCCTGGGGCAGCAGCTGCGGTGTTGGGTCCTTGGGGAGGGAGGTCTGGGGCCCGGACAGGGTTGGGGTGAGCTGAGGCCCGGCCTCGTGGGGATTAGGGCCCGCCCTGTTACCCGCCTCACCCCTCCCCAGCAGCCTTCATtctcttcccagctgcctcaTTTCCCACGTGCCCCCCACTCCCGCCCCCTCCTTTCTGCACGTGTCATCCTTGTCGGGCCGCCGGCTCAGTCAC GCGTCTACTGTTACCGGGTCAACCGGCGCCTGTTCCTGGTGCCTTCAGATCCCGGCACCCCCTGCCGCCTGTGCAGGACACCACGGGACCAGCGGGGCCCTGAGACCCTGGCGGAGCCAGCGCAGGTCAG GGTGAGCGTCCCACTGTCCGTCCTGGACCCCCCACACCAGTACCGTATCCACCGGCGGAAGAGTTTTGACGCCTCCGACACGCTGGCCTTGCCCCGG CACTGCCTGCTGGGCTGGGACATTCTCCCGCCGAAGCCCGAGAAAAGCTCAGCCCTCAAGAGCCTAGATCTCTGGTCCTGTGTCTCTGCCAAGGCCCAGCACCAGAAGCTGTCAGCCACCAGCCCCTCCCGCCTG GGGCCCATCCCCCCAGCCCTGACCCCAAGCATCCTTCCAGGGCCTACTACTCCCCGCCAGCTACTGCATCCCACCCAGGAAGGTGACCCAGATTATAAG GCCCTGCCCACGCAGGTCCCACCTGCCACCCCGATCTGGTCAGAACCCCAGGTCCCCTGA